Genomic DNA from Corynebacterium kroppenstedtii:
GCACTGTCTCGCGGTAGGAACGCCGTGCGTCGGCGGAACAACGATGCTTTTTTACCAATCACTCAGCCAATTCGAGCAGTTCACCGGGCATCAAGCTCCTCAAGCGGCGATGCGACAGGCTTTGGAAAAAGCCTCTGGGGTACCCGTCGGAGTTCTCGACGCTCCGGGGAGTGCGAGCTAAGGATATCCCGGTGAGATAGTACCGGAAGTTATCCACAGGCTTGTTTTATCCACAACTTCGGTGTTCGTGAGCGCGAATAGAATCACTCTGCCCTCCCTGATCGTGATGAAATCGCGACCATGCAACAGAGTGAGCATCCGCTCTTATTTGGCTTTCCCGTCTCGCCCCATGACATTTGTGTCACCGCTTTCATTGTGGCGAGTATCCTCTGGGCGCTCGGGGTAGTGTGGTTCGACTGCCGATATCGCCTCATCCCATGGCGTCTAACTCTGATCGGTTCTGCGATGGTCGTTGCCGGGGAATCATTGCTTTTCCATGAGTGGACAGACGTATTGTGCTGTTCCGCCATCTGGTCAGGTCTCTATGCCTCTATTGCCCTCATGGGGGCGTGTCTTGGCTCTCGACGGCCAGGAATTGGGGGCGCAGATGTTGTAGTTGGTGCGGCATGCGGAGCTTGGCTCACACACGGGGGAGCGCTGCTGGTTATTGTGGCCATAGGCGGTGCCAACATCATATCCACCGGATGCGGGTTTTACGCCGCGTACCGCCATGGGACACCCGAGGTAGCTCACATTCCAGCGATGATGGGTGGGGTAGTCGTCGCCACTATGACGGGGATGGTATAAATCGGTCACATTCAATATTGCAGACGGGGTCAGTATTCACGAGGAACGATGCATCCGTTATCGCCCATCTAAGAACCCAAGCTTGTAGATTTAGAATTCTGATAGCTTTACATGGCTACTACGTGGAAGAATGACTGTATGTTGCGTTGGAGCACCGCCGGAGAATCGCATGGCGAAGCGATTGTCTCCACAATGGAAAACATGGTCGCTGGCATCCCACTCTCAACACAGGACGTGGCTTATCATTTAGCACGCCGTCGTTTGGGGTATGGCCGTGGTGCACGAATGAAATTCGAACAAGATGATGTCACGCTTCTCACCGGTGTACGCCATGGCCGCACATTGGGCAGCCCTATCACGATAGTGATAGGAAATACGGAATGGCCCAAGTGGACCACCGTCATGGCGCAAGATCCTCTTGACCGTGACGATCCAGACGTTCAGGCAGCCATGAACTCCGGGAGGGGAGCGCAACTTACTCGGCCGCGTCCTGGCCACGCGGACTTCGCGGGCATGGTGAAATACGGGGCCCATGACGCGAGAGATATTTTGGAGCGTGCCTCCGCCCGAGAAACTGCTGCCCGAGTGGCTATTGCCACCGTTGCTCGCTCTTTCCTTCGCGAACTCTTTGGCGTTGAAGTCTTTAGTCACGTCGTCAGTATTGGTGCGTCGGAGGTCGATGACGCAGTTCGGCCACACTTTAGTGATCTCAAACTGATTGATGAATCGCCTGTCCGTGCTTGTAGCCAGCGGGCAGAGGAATCCATGATTAATGAAATCAAGGCAGCTAAAAAATCCGGGGATACTCTGGGTGGCGTCGTTGAGGTCATCGTCGATGGCCTTCCCATCGGATTGGGGTCGCATGTGTCGGCAGAGACTCGCTTAGACGCCCGTTTGGCCGGCGCATTGATGAGTATCCAGGCAATTAAGGGAGTCGAGATAGGAGATGGATTCGCCGAAGCTCGTCGGCGTGGGTCGGAAGCTCACGATGAAATGGTTCGCGACCGCGGACACGTCACAAGGATGACGAACCGTGCCGGTGGTCTCGAGGGTGGAATGACTAATGGCGAAACCCTCCGAGTACGGGCAGCGATGAAACCAATTTCCACAGTACCGCGAGCACTATCCACCATTGATATGGAAACTGGTGACGCGGCGTCTGCCATCCATCAGCGTTCCGACGTGTGTGCAGTTCCCGCCGCCGGCGTCGTTGCAGAAGCGATGGTAGCCCTTGTCTTGGCACAAGCTGCCATGGACAAATTCGGTGGTGACAGCCTTGCAGAAACCACTCAAAATGTTAAAAGCTATCTTCATCAGGTGAGTCAACGCTTGAGCTTTGGCTCTGGGGTAGGAGAGTGAATGAAACCACGGGTTGTATTGATTGGTCTTCCTGGCGCCGGGAAGTCCACTATCGGACGTCGACTTAGCCGTGCTCTCGGCCTCGACCTCGTTGACTCTGATGAACTCATTGAACAACGATGGGGCGGAATGACGTGTGGCCGCATTTATGACCATTTGGGTGAAGAACAGTTTCGACTAGTTGAAGAGGACGTCATTGCCGACGCCTTGACTACTGGAGGCATTGTTGCACTCGGTGGTGGGGCAGTAGTCTCGCCGGTGACTCGCCGACGCCTTGTCGGCCATGAAGTCGTTTTCTTGGATGTATCCGCAGAAGAAGGTTATCGACGCACGCGCGACTCCCTCACTCGACCCGTGCTGCATTCAGAGGACCCAGAACAACGCTATCGCGATTTAGATGAGCAACGCCGTCCTCTCTACGAGGAGGTCGCGACTCTTCGTATTCGGAGTGATCGTCGTGGCCCCCAGAAGGTCGTCGCTAGCATTCTGAATTACCTTGAGACCAGTGAGCCTCGGGGATCGATGATTCCCGATACTGCGGACGAATCCGCTGTAGCAGTAGAGGAATTCTTATGAGTACACCTAGTCGTGAGTCGATGAACACGGCGAGTGGTACAGGGCCGTGGACTATCCCGGTGAATGGTAATCGGCCGTATGACGTGGTGATAGGTCATGACCTCGTAGGCTCAATCGGAGCTGCAGCTGAATCTTACTCAAAGGTTGGGATTGTTCATCAACCCACCGTTGCCGTCGCAGCCCATCGCATAGCCGATACATTAGCGGCACGCGATATTTCCTCGTTCCTCGTAGAAATTGATGACGCCGAACACGGAAAAACTTTTGACGTCGTCACCCGATGTTGGGACGAGTGCGCTAGGCACGGCATGAGCCGGCGCGACGCGATTATCAGCGTTGGCGGTGGCGCTGCAACTGATGTCGGCGGATTCGTAGCTGCGACATGGATGCGTGGCATCGATGTGATCCAAGTGCCGACCACGGTGTTGGGAATGGTTGACGCAGCCGTCGGCGGAAAAACAGGCATTAATACACCAGCCGGAAAAAACTTAGTCGGAGCTTTCCATGAGCCATCGGCTGTATTTGTTGATCTCGACTTCATTAACGGTCTTCCTTCTGGGGCGATCGTTGCTGGTAGTGCCGAAATCGTGAAAACTGGGTTTATCGCAGATCCGGAAATCGTCAATTTATATAAGCATGATCCTGATCGGTGTCTCGATGTAGCCGGGGATTTGCCCGAGTTAATTCGCAGAAGCATCGCTGTTAAAGCGTCGGTGGTTTCGCAAGATCTTAAAGAATCAAGCTTGCGTGAGATTCTCAATTACGGGCACACTTTTGGCCACGCTATTGAGAAGGTTGAGCACTATACGTGGCCTCATGGGCATGCGGTTGCGGTGGGAATGTGTTTTGAGGCAGAACTTGCCTGCGTGACAGGGCACCTCAGTGAAGCGGTCGTGCAGCAGCATCGAACGATTCTTCAATCATTGGGCTTGCCTACGCACTATGATGCTGCCGCGCTCGATGATCTCATCGATGCGATGAAGATGGATAAGAAGAACAGGGACGGGAAGATCCGATTCGTGATCCTTTCTTCCCATGATTCGGATTCCCTCGATTCTGACACGGGTAGTGGGTTGTCGGCTGGGGATAATTCCAGCCAGGTTCCACGTCCTATCCGGCTAGCTGGGCCTAGTTATGAAGACCTTCAGACTGCCTTTATGCGCATGAATGATAGGGGAGAGTCGTAGTGACTACTGATAACAAGCCAGCTTTGCGAGTATTAGTTGCCAACGGCCCCAACCTGGATCGTCTGGGCAAACGGGAGCCGGATATTTACGGATCCACGACGCTCGAAGACGTCCAAAACATGCTCCGCGAACGCGCTGAATCCTTCGGTATTAGCGTGAGCTTTTATCAGTCGAACCATGAGGGTGACTTGATCGATCGTATTCATCGTGCCGCAGATGAGGGCGAAGCCGTCGTTATTAATCCGGGGGGATGGACGCACACATCGGTGGCCCTCCGCGATGCGTTGGCTGAGATCGCTGACGGTGCGGGCTTTATAGAAGTCCACATTTCAAATGTGCATTCTCGTGAGGATTTCCGACGGCATTCCTATCTGAGCCCGATTGCCCGCGGGGTTATTGTGGGTTTGGGAGTTGAGGGCTACGCCTACGCCCTGGATTTCCTTGCGCGCGGTAACAAGTAAAACTTTGCTAATACTTCACTACTCAGGAGGTATTGATTGATGGATCGTGAAAAACTTTATGCTCAACGCCGAGATGCGGCGCGAGAGTTACTTAACAAGGCTGATGTACCTGCTCTTTTAGTTACTAATTTAAAAAATGTTCGTTATCTCACGGGGTTTAGTGGATCAAACGCGGCACTCCTTCTAACCACTGATGGGAAGGAACTCCTTGGCACTGATGGTCGATACACCACTCAGGTTGCCGACGAAGCGCCCGGCATTGAAGTTCTCATCGAACGTGACACAGTTCCTGCTGTTCGTAGAGCATTCGATGGAAAAATCGGCGTTGAAACTAGCCTCAACCTTGGTGAAGCGCAGCGCTTAGGCGATTACACGGTCACTCAAGACCTCATTGAGGATCTGAGAATGACCAAAGACGAATCAGAAATTGCCGCGCTTGACGCTGCAGCGGCTGTGGCCGATAAGGCATGGTTGTCGCTTCTTGAGGATGAAGTCATCCGCGAAGGCGTTCCCGAAAACATCGTGGCTGCCGAACTTGAGTACCGCATGAGGAAATTCGGCGCAGATGGAATCTCCTTCGAGACGATTGTGGCGTCGGGAGTTAATGGTGCAAAACCGCACCACAGTGCAAGTACTGACCCGATCCCCAAGGGCCTCATCACCATTGACTTTGGTGTGTACCTCAACGGATACGCTTCTGATCAGACTCGATTGGTATCGGTCGGGGAGCCCCCGGAGAAGCAGCGCGAGATTGCGGACACTGTCTACCGCGCTTTCCTTGCCGGTTGTGAGGCGCTACGGCCCGGAGCAGGTCTGTTCGCTATCGATAAGGTGTGCCGCGACATTATCGACGACGCAGGCTATGGCGAGTATTTCGTCCACTCGACCGGTCATGGAGTGGGACTCGACGTCCATGAGAGGCCATACTCTGCTTCACGTACCGATAAATCAAAGACCATTGACGTCGGCCAAACCCTGACCATCGAACCCGGAATTTACGTACCCGGTCTGTCAGGGGCACGAATTGAAAACACGTTGGTGGTCACCGAGGACGGTTCGCGGCCACTCAATACCAGCAGTCCGGCGCTGACCGTCGTCTAGTAGGGTAGATCGTGTACGAGGTCTTCGTCACGGTAGTGGAATGGGCTAAGCCAACCCGGGTTGTCGATATCCACTCACGAAGTGCCAAGGTTATGTGACATCGATATCTCAGGATCATGGTGTGTCCTGAAGGATGAGGAGTTTTCAGTGGCAACTACTGCCGATTTCAAAAATGGGCTAGTTCTGAAACTTGACAACAAACTTCAGCAGATTGTGGAGTTTCAGCACGTCAAGCCGGGTAAAGGGCCAGCGTTCGTCCGTACCAAGCTCAAGGACGTTGTATCCGGGAAAGTCGTCGATAAGACTTTCAATGCTGGTGTCAAAGTTGAGACCGCGACGGTAGACCGCCGTGATATGACGTACCTCTACAACGATGGCACAGATTACGTGGTCATGGACGATAAGAACTACGAGCAGATTCCTCTTTCGCCGGAGCTGATGGGTGACGGTGCTCGGTTCTTATTGGAAAACATGCCCGTCCAGGTCTCTTTCTATGAGGATCAGCCCCTGTTCGTCGAGTTGCCGGTTTCCGTGGAACTGAAGGTCAAGCACACCGATCCCGGTTTGCAGGGTGACCGTTCGACGGGTGGCACGAAGCCAGCGACCCTCGAGACTGGAGCAGAGGTGCAGGTTCCTCTCTTCATTGAGACCGGCAATGTCCTGAAAATCGATACGCGTGATGGCTCCTACCTTTCACGCGTGAATAACTAAGGAACATGGACGTGGCAGACGACAACGTTGGAGCGCCCTCATCTGCGGACACGCCCTTACAGAATGAGTCGGGCGAACAGACCCACCAGAACCAGTCCTCCGCCCAGGAGCGGTCAAAATCCACTCGTAGTGGATTCAAGAGGCATGGGTCGCGCTATAAAGCCCGACGTCGGGCCGTCGATATTTTGTTCGAGGCAGAATTCAGGGATCAAGATCCTGTGTATGTCGTCGAGCAGCGACGGGAATTGTCTCAAGATCTGGAATCCGGTGTCTTACCTGTGTCCGACTACACGGCGACGATCGTTGCAGGCGTCGCAGAAAACCTGGACGGCATAGATTCCGCGATTGCCTCTCACTTGTCCTCGACGTGGCGCTTGGACCGTATCCCTGCTGTTGACCGAGCCGTCATGAGGGTGTCGACGTGGGAGTTGCTTCACAATGAGGAAGTGCCTCCGAAGGTCGCAGTTTCTGAGGGGATCGAGCTGGCTTCCGAATACTCGACGGATGTTGCCCCGGCGTATGTCAACGCGGTTCTGGATGACATCGCTGGAGAAGTGCAGCGTTCGCAGTCGAATGGCGATTCATGACATTCGGTGCGCGGTAGGGAAGTCTCTGCGCCTGAAATAGTCATAGTCGAATAGCTCCGTCAGTACTCACCGGCGGAGTTTTTCTATGCCTTTTTCTTATGGTGCGGTGGTCCGCTACCACGTTGCGTTGGGCGTAATTGAGTCACGGCGAAGGGTGAGCGGCATGGTCTATCCCGGCCCTCATGCCACCCTAAATAACCCCGAAATAGGGTAATTTTTGCGCCATAATTTCAGTTAAGGGACCTGAGGGTCATTTCTACGATTAGCAATGTAACAAACGAGTTACGGATTGATAACAGCTAAGAGCTGGAGTTTTAGTATGGCTGGAATAGGAATAACTTATCGTTGTGCAATCGGTGCCAGATTAATCTGATAACAGACAGAAAGGTCTATTGAAAGACATTGTAAAACTGGATGTAGAAAACCACTGCCGTTCGTATAACCTAGTCATGCCGACGGAGCCACAGCCAGTCAGCGTTTACCCACTATTCCGGGCCATGCTCATCAAGGGGGCCAAAGGAGCGGTAGACGTGGTGTCACCATTGTGGATCCCGGCCCTACAGCGCGTCGCGCCGCAGGAGGGGCTCTATCTGGGTCGATAGAGAAATGCGGATCGTGACAGACGCTTTGGGTCGGAGGGGGCGGATGACACCCCGGCTGTGGCTCCGTTTGCACTCATACGAGAACACACTAAAAAAGCCCCGCTAGGGGGCTTAGATAGAGCTTTGAACATTAGCTCAGCGATTCGGCTAGTTCGCGATTCGAATTCGATGCGTCGCGATTCCATGGGAGCCGGCTACTCAGATTATTCCGAGTCCACCATTTTTCGAGGGTGATACCGACGAGGGGAACAATGATCGCGATGCCCCACCCTAGCAAAATGTCAAACACGTAGTGCTCAGCAAAAAAGACCAGCGTAAAGCCCATCGCGAAGGCGTAAATAAGACAAAAAACACCAATTTTTTTACGCCGTCGAGCAAAACTGTACGTCGCTAAGTACATGGTGAGCGCAGCATGTAGGGATGGGATCGCTGCCACAAGGTTAGACTCCTTTTGACCGCGTTCTATCAGCGCACCGATCCCTGAAGATTCTCCTGCGGAAGACGACTGTGAGTTGTTACTCGACGTATCCCCCGCGATATCGCTGGATGCGCTATTTTTCTGCGATTGCGTGCTGTCCGCCCCCAGATTACTGGTCTTCGATTGCGACGCTGTGCTGCGTTCGGTTGTCTCATCATCGCTCGGGCTTTCTTCAGCATGAGCTATGGCTGCCGAGAAACTGAGGTGGTTAAGCTTCTCCCACCCGCGGGCACTAAGGCGTTCAACCCATGGATGGGTGTCATCGTGTTTTCCATGAACAGGACCAAGGATGGAACCTTCACCTGCGTGATCGTCGACGAACATACAGCGGACGCTGCGCGGTCCGTCGGCAACGTCCTCGGGCGCGCACCTTCCAGCAGCCCACGGAGGAGCAGCGGGGACGAATACATAGCCGATAAGACCGATGAACGATATCGTCAACATACCGGCAGCGAAACGCGCGAAATCGGCGCGGGATCGGAGCCATTCGCCGAAGGCCATAATATACGGCGTCACAAAGTAGGAGATGTACACGACGGCCAGAATCAGTTCCCACCACGGCGGCTCTTCGAAGCGAATCTGCTCCTGCACCCAGACTGTGGGGACGACTCCGAACATCGCCTTGTCGATATCCGGGGCTAAGTGCCAATGAACGGGCAGTCCAAGCTGCAAAGACCACGTCCTCGTTTTGTCATAAGCAACAAGAAAGAGGAAGAAAGGGCTCCAGTCAAGGATCAATTGATAGAAGTGGCGACGCCCAATCGACAGTGCAGCAAGCCCACTAGTTAACACGATAAAGATCGACGACCGGCCAAAAGGCCACCCTCGAAATGCGATCCACAATATGAGTCCAAGTATCCATGCAGAGACAGCAAGTCGACGGGTTAGCCTGAGCTGTTTCGTTGACATATACCGGAACGGTGGGAGGATCGGACGAAACTCTTTCGGGCCCTGTGTCGCTGGCCGAGGGGATTGAGATAGCTCAGCTTCGTATGTGGGCTCCACAGATGGAACGCTGGCGTGACGTTCTCCTTCTGCCATAGTCCTGACATCCTTACTCTTCAAAAGGTGACAATGCTGAGCAGAGTCGACCGACAAAAGATAACGTGTTGAGGGTACTCGGCTTCACTAGCCGTAATCCAGAAACACTGTTCATATGCGCAATTCATGCGCGAAGGGACGTGAACCGATACACAACACTGAAGACTGAGAAAGCCTGCAATCGTCTCATGACCGTGGTAAAGTCCAGAGCGATATCTACAATTTCACATCATTAGGAGTGACATCCTTTAACGGACTGCACCGAGAGGCAGGGAAGGAGGTCACGATGAATACAGCACGTACGTCTACGCCGGCTACTGACGCGATGGAGACAGAAATTCTCTCATCCGACGATGTCGGCCGTACTGTTGCACGCATCGCGCACCAGATAATCGAAAAAACAGCACTGGATGCCGACGACGCCGAGCGCGTCGTCCTTTTGGGAATTCCCAGTGGGGGCGTTCCCTTGGCTGAGCGATTAGCTCATCTTATTCACGAATTCGCGGGAGTCACGGTCGCCACGGGGGCATTGGATATCACCCTGTACCGCGATGATCTTCGTCATAAACCGCACCGAGCTTTACAACGCACATCAATTCCCGACGACGGAATCGACGG
This window encodes:
- the efp gene encoding elongation factor P, coding for MATTADFKNGLVLKLDNKLQQIVEFQHVKPGKGPAFVRTKLKDVVSGKVVDKTFNAGVKVETATVDRRDMTYLYNDGTDYVVMDDKNYEQIPLSPELMGDGARFLLENMPVQVSFYEDQPLFVELPVSVELKVKHTDPGLQGDRSTGGTKPATLETGAEVQVPLFIETGNVLKIDTRDGSYLSRVNN
- a CDS encoding phosphatase PAP2 family protein, whose translation is MAEGERHASVPSVEPTYEAELSQSPRPATQGPKEFRPILPPFRYMSTKQLRLTRRLAVSAWILGLILWIAFRGWPFGRSSIFIVLTSGLAALSIGRRHFYQLILDWSPFFLFLVAYDKTRTWSLQLGLPVHWHLAPDIDKAMFGVVPTVWVQEQIRFEEPPWWELILAVVYISYFVTPYIMAFGEWLRSRADFARFAAGMLTISFIGLIGYVFVPAAPPWAAGRCAPEDVADGPRSVRCMFVDDHAGEGSILGPVHGKHDDTHPWVERLSARGWEKLNHLSFSAAIAHAEESPSDDETTERSTASQSKTSNLGADSTQSQKNSASSDIAGDTSSNNSQSSSAGESSGIGALIERGQKESNLVAAIPSLHAALTMYLATYSFARRRKKIGVFCLIYAFAMGFTLVFFAEHYVFDILLGWGIAIIVPLVGITLEKWWTRNNLSSRLPWNRDASNSNRELAESLS
- a CDS encoding prepilin peptidase, coding for MQQSEHPLLFGFPVSPHDICVTAFIVASILWALGVVWFDCRYRLIPWRLTLIGSAMVVAGESLLFHEWTDVLCCSAIWSGLYASIALMGACLGSRRPGIGGADVVVGAACGAWLTHGGALLVIVAIGGANIISTGCGFYAAYRHGTPEVAHIPAMMGGVVVATMTGMV
- the aroC gene encoding chorismate synthase, with product MLRWSTAGESHGEAIVSTMENMVAGIPLSTQDVAYHLARRRLGYGRGARMKFEQDDVTLLTGVRHGRTLGSPITIVIGNTEWPKWTTVMAQDPLDRDDPDVQAAMNSGRGAQLTRPRPGHADFAGMVKYGAHDARDILERASARETAARVAIATVARSFLRELFGVEVFSHVVSIGASEVDDAVRPHFSDLKLIDESPVRACSQRAEESMINEIKAAKKSGDTLGGVVEVIVDGLPIGLGSHVSAETRLDARLAGALMSIQAIKGVEIGDGFAEARRRGSEAHDEMVRDRGHVTRMTNRAGGLEGGMTNGETLRVRAAMKPISTVPRALSTIDMETGDAASAIHQRSDVCAVPAAGVVAEAMVALVLAQAAMDKFGGDSLAETTQNVKSYLHQVSQRLSFGSGVGE
- the pyrR gene encoding bifunctional pyr operon transcriptional regulator/uracil phosphoribosyltransferase PyrR yields the protein MNTARTSTPATDAMETEILSSDDVGRTVARIAHQIIEKTALDADDAERVVLLGIPSGGVPLAERLAHLIHEFAGVTVATGALDITLYRDDLRHKPHRALQRTSIPDDGIDGKTVILVDDVLYSGRSVRSALDALRDIGRASIVQLAVVVDRGHRELPIRADYVGKNIPTSRSEDVIVSLEEIDGHDGVVLRRPTSAASSSSAKEAAAGDNSTREGSNS
- the aroB gene encoding 3-dehydroquinate synthase, with amino-acid sequence MSTPSRESMNTASGTGPWTIPVNGNRPYDVVIGHDLVGSIGAAAESYSKVGIVHQPTVAVAAHRIADTLAARDISSFLVEIDDAEHGKTFDVVTRCWDECARHGMSRRDAIISVGGGAATDVGGFVAATWMRGIDVIQVPTTVLGMVDAAVGGKTGINTPAGKNLVGAFHEPSAVFVDLDFINGLPSGAIVAGSAEIVKTGFIADPEIVNLYKHDPDRCLDVAGDLPELIRRSIAVKASVVSQDLKESSLREILNYGHTFGHAIEKVEHYTWPHGHAVAVGMCFEAELACVTGHLSEAVVQQHRTILQSLGLPTHYDAAALDDLIDAMKMDKKNRDGKIRFVILSSHDSDSLDSDTGSGLSAGDNSSQVPRPIRLAGPSYEDLQTAFMRMNDRGES
- the nusB gene encoding transcription antitermination factor NusB, with the protein product MDVADDNVGAPSSADTPLQNESGEQTHQNQSSAQERSKSTRSGFKRHGSRYKARRRAVDILFEAEFRDQDPVYVVEQRRELSQDLESGVLPVSDYTATIVAGVAENLDGIDSAIASHLSSTWRLDRIPAVDRAVMRVSTWELLHNEEVPPKVAVSEGIELASEYSTDVAPAYVNAVLDDIAGEVQRSQSNGDS
- a CDS encoding shikimate kinase, with the protein product MKPRVVLIGLPGAGKSTIGRRLSRALGLDLVDSDELIEQRWGGMTCGRIYDHLGEEQFRLVEEDVIADALTTGGIVALGGGAVVSPVTRRRLVGHEVVFLDVSAEEGYRRTRDSLTRPVLHSEDPEQRYRDLDEQRRPLYEEVATLRIRSDRRGPQKVVASILNYLETSEPRGSMIPDTADESAVAVEEFL
- the aroQ gene encoding type II 3-dehydroquinate dehydratase; this encodes MRVLVANGPNLDRLGKREPDIYGSTTLEDVQNMLRERAESFGISVSFYQSNHEGDLIDRIHRAADEGEAVVINPGGWTHTSVALRDALAEIADGAGFIEVHISNVHSREDFRRHSYLSPIARGVIVGLGVEGYAYALDFLARGNK
- a CDS encoding M24 family metallopeptidase — encoded protein: MDREKLYAQRRDAARELLNKADVPALLVTNLKNVRYLTGFSGSNAALLLTTDGKELLGTDGRYTTQVADEAPGIEVLIERDTVPAVRRAFDGKIGVETSLNLGEAQRLGDYTVTQDLIEDLRMTKDESEIAALDAAAAVADKAWLSLLEDEVIREGVPENIVAAELEYRMRKFGADGISFETIVASGVNGAKPHHSASTDPIPKGLITIDFGVYLNGYASDQTRLVSVGEPPEKQREIADTVYRAFLAGCEALRPGAGLFAIDKVCRDIIDDAGYGEYFVHSTGHGVGLDVHERPYSASRTDKSKTIDVGQTLTIEPGIYVPGLSGARIENTLVVTEDGSRPLNTSSPALTVV